In Brevibacillus brevis, a genomic segment contains:
- a CDS encoding MFS transporter yields MPVKTGDSSLWRHSAFVRLWCGTILSALADSAFFLLLSWFIVDVTGSEAVLGTTLICMSIPRLLFMLLGGVAADRWSRKWIMFGSIFARGLILLLFSLLLAIDGGGWLPYSAYAVAVLFGMVDAFFWPARSSILPFLVPREQLAKANSMMEISQQISTVGGPLVSALLIRSAHYPLMFLILGVCFLAGTCFIFALRLPPAAAEGAPGPASTESSSYFKDLFSGIRYTFSVPILSIIFVTSLFTNMTFSGPINMGLPLLVKSLGWNGSAYSSLSITLGIGMIAGGILTGLCNGFRGKFMLLPLILAVMGLSISSLFFMQHLALGYAAMLIIGLALSMTNIPYITYIQSIVPAHILGRVMSLLSLMSIGLGPVSYAICSFVLEHKVATPAVIMLAGGLGLAVIAMGLLMFREVRQMERHPAWSRSNHSEQSHPLSS; encoded by the coding sequence ATGCCGGTAAAAACCGGGGATAGCAGCCTCTGGCGCCATTCGGCTTTTGTTCGCCTGTGGTGCGGGACGATCCTGTCCGCTTTGGCCGACAGCGCCTTTTTCCTTCTGCTTTCGTGGTTTATCGTGGATGTGACCGGTTCCGAGGCAGTTCTCGGGACGACGCTGATCTGCATGTCCATTCCTCGTCTGCTGTTCATGCTTTTAGGTGGAGTGGCTGCAGACAGGTGGAGCCGCAAATGGATCATGTTTGGCTCCATTTTTGCCCGCGGACTGATCTTGCTCTTGTTCAGTCTGCTTCTGGCAATCGATGGCGGGGGCTGGCTTCCCTACTCCGCTTATGCCGTCGCTGTTCTTTTCGGCATGGTCGATGCGTTCTTCTGGCCGGCTCGCAGCTCCATCCTGCCTTTTCTCGTACCGCGCGAGCAGCTCGCGAAAGCCAACAGCATGATGGAAATTTCGCAGCAAATCAGCACAGTGGGAGGGCCCCTCGTCTCCGCCTTGCTAATCCGCAGCGCCCACTATCCACTCATGTTTCTCATCCTGGGAGTGTGCTTTCTCGCAGGGACGTGCTTTATCTTCGCTCTTCGCTTGCCGCCTGCCGCGGCTGAGGGAGCGCCTGGACCGGCTTCCACCGAATCCTCCTCTTACTTCAAAGACCTCTTTAGCGGCATTCGCTATACGTTTTCCGTACCGATCCTGAGCATCATTTTCGTCACTTCGCTGTTCACGAACATGACGTTTTCCGGCCCGATCAACATGGGGCTTCCGTTGCTCGTGAAAAGCCTGGGCTGGAACGGCAGCGCCTACAGCTCGCTGTCCATCACTCTCGGAATCGGGATGATCGCGGGCGGTATCCTGACAGGCCTGTGCAACGGCTTTCGCGGGAAATTCATGCTGCTGCCGCTCATTCTCGCAGTTATGGGCCTTTCCATCAGCTCCCTGTTTTTCATGCAGCATCTCGCTCTGGGGTATGCCGCGATGCTGATCATCGGACTTGCGCTCAGCATGACAAACATCCCCTACATCACATACATTCAAAGCATCGTGCCCGCACACATACTGGGGCGGGTCATGTCGCTGCTCTCCCTGATGTCGATCGGACTTGGTCCGGTGAGCTACGCCATCTGCTCTTTCGTTCTGGAACACAAGGTGGCGACTCCCGCCGTCATCATGCTGGCGGGCGGCCTGGGCTTGGCTGTGATCGCCATGGGCCTGTTGATGTTCCGCGAAGTGCGCCAAATGGAGCGGCATCCGGCTTGGAGCCGCTCCAACCACTCCGAGCAATCGCATCCTCTCAGTTCCTAA
- the codY gene encoding GTP-sensing pleiotropic transcriptional regulator CodY has translation MNLLEKTRKINVMLQKTMGGSGVGYQDLARLLSEVIAANVYIITADGSILGSGLNQEIALNEEGRPSTHVQEGIHQKLLEVNQTLANEPISSPYSMVPAEMRSLFPQMMTTIVPINAGGSRLGTLVLLRAYGQFETEDLILGEIGATVIGMKIVRQRTEQIENEVRDKTFAKIALSSLSYSEQIAIEKIMEQLDAKEGLLVASQLADQAGLTRSVIVNALRKLASAGVLESRSLGMKGTYIKVLNDKFPSELAKWKTS, from the coding sequence ATGAATTTGCTGGAAAAAACGAGAAAGATCAATGTGATGCTGCAAAAGACCATGGGTGGAAGCGGAGTCGGCTATCAAGACCTTGCCCGACTCTTGTCGGAAGTAATTGCGGCGAATGTGTACATCATTACGGCTGACGGTTCCATCCTCGGAAGCGGACTGAACCAGGAAATTGCACTGAATGAAGAGGGAAGACCTTCGACCCACGTACAGGAAGGCATCCACCAAAAACTGCTGGAAGTCAATCAGACTCTCGCTAATGAGCCGATCAGCAGCCCGTACAGCATGGTTCCGGCAGAAATGCGCTCCCTGTTCCCGCAAATGATGACGACGATCGTGCCGATCAATGCGGGCGGAAGCCGTCTCGGGACGTTGGTTTTGCTGCGGGCGTACGGCCAGTTCGAGACGGAGGATTTGATTCTGGGTGAAATCGGGGCGACTGTCATCGGTATGAAAATCGTGCGTCAGCGGACAGAGCAGATCGAGAATGAAGTTCGTGACAAAACGTTTGCGAAAATCGCGCTTTCGTCTCTCTCGTACAGCGAGCAAATCGCGATCGAAAAGATCATGGAGCAGCTCGACGCCAAAGAAGGCTTGCTGGTAGCCAGCCAATTGGCCGATCAGGCCGGCCTCACGCGCTCCGTTATCGTCAACGCTCTGCGCAAGCTGGCGAGCGCCGGCGTACTGGAATCCCGTTCTCTGGGGATGAAAGGGACCTACATCAAGGTGTTGAACGACAAATTCCCGTCTGAACTGGCGAAATGGAAAACATCCTAA
- a CDS encoding YjcZ family sporulation protein encodes MSLFQGGNGIALILVLFILLTIVGDFEN; translated from the coding sequence ATGAGTCTTTTTCAAGGGGGGAACGGGATCGCATTGATCCTCGTCTTGTTTATTCTTCTGACAATTGTGGGTGACTTTGAAAATTGA
- a CDS encoding sporulation protein → MSMFKKLLASVGIGSAQVDTRLEQESLVPGEMLRGEVHLTGGDVAQEIDEIYMYVITHYERETNNGKAKEECTLIKHRLTEPVVLSPKEHKVLPFSFQLPYDTPLTMGRQPVYLRTGLDIKNAMDPGDSDFIEVRPHPLMAKVLDAVQLIGFQLYKVDCEYNRHLGRTYPFVQEFEFRPTGVLRSRLEELEVIFYLREDSVEVLLELDKRARGFLGAFEEAFNLDERYVRFRLHAAELHRPTGDIATAIEQLIRKQIRA, encoded by the coding sequence ATGTCGATGTTTAAAAAACTGTTGGCCAGCGTAGGGATCGGTTCTGCGCAAGTGGACACCCGTCTGGAGCAAGAGTCCCTCGTCCCCGGAGAGATGCTGAGAGGCGAAGTCCACCTTACAGGGGGGGACGTGGCCCAGGAAATCGACGAGATTTATATGTATGTCATCACCCACTACGAGCGGGAAACGAATAACGGAAAAGCCAAGGAAGAGTGCACCCTGATCAAGCATCGTCTAACGGAACCGGTGGTGCTTTCGCCCAAGGAACACAAAGTGCTGCCGTTTTCCTTCCAGCTTCCGTACGATACGCCGCTGACGATGGGGCGCCAGCCTGTTTATTTGCGGACTGGACTCGACATTAAAAATGCCATGGACCCGGGGGATTCCGACTTCATCGAAGTACGTCCGCATCCGCTGATGGCAAAGGTGCTGGATGCTGTCCAACTGATCGGTTTTCAATTGTACAAGGTGGATTGTGAATACAACCGCCATCTGGGCAGGACGTATCCATTTGTGCAAGAATTCGAGTTTCGCCCGACAGGCGTGCTCCGCAGCCGTCTGGAAGAGCTGGAGGTAATCTTTTACCTGAGAGAGGATAGCGTGGAGGTGCTGCTGGAGCTGGACAAACGCGCACGGGGATTTTTAGGCGCCTTCGAGGAAGCGTTCAATCTGGACGAACGCTACGTCCGATTCCGCCTGCATGCTGCAGAGCTCCATCGCCCCACCGGCGACATCGCGACTGCAATCGAACAACTGATTCGCAAGCAGATCCGCGCCTGA
- a CDS encoding YtrH family sporulation protein gives MAQVILTFFVAYGIVVGGAISGGLGAFLTEKPPLFSMAQLADQLKIFGIVGALGGTFDSFLQIEKILMGNFSPVVKQLVMIVVAFLGAHIGTICMQWLVQVRS, from the coding sequence ATGGCTCAAGTCATTTTGACGTTTTTCGTAGCCTACGGCATCGTCGTCGGAGGTGCGATCTCAGGCGGACTGGGTGCGTTTCTGACCGAAAAGCCGCCCCTTTTCTCCATGGCCCAGCTGGCGGATCAGCTGAAAATTTTTGGGATCGTCGGCGCTCTCGGAGGGACATTTGATTCGTTCCTGCAAATCGAGAAAATATTGATGGGCAATTTCTCCCCTGTCGTCAAGCAGCTTGTGATGATTGTCGTCGCCTTTTTGGGCGCACACATCGGAACGATTTGCATGCAGTGGCTTGTGCAGGTGAGGTCATGA
- a CDS encoding MFS transporter: MEAVTDSLWRNKPYLLLLLIVFFMHAASYLVIPVFPVYLEKIRSLSLAQVGLVLGAGNITYQVGSLLGGPLSDRFGRRGLIMLGALLQGSAMLGYHYMFSFWLFLLFSAVNGMGLGLLAPTIKAMIADEVPAQMRTSAFSWRGILAHSGIIVAGVVIAWMTSLGRQPFLLAALVFGLLAALTRLSLPDDRCIGPQCKRTPLSEYKHILTHRSFLLFSLITLLIWALYAQFALVMPLRGEHVLHSATLIGLIWTINSTSVVLLQGIVSRFVLQRVNPYLCLAFGTTLLGTGLTLMGWAGQFATLSGAAILFILGEMLFMPVQDSLVTHFAKEEWLGAYFGFSNFVSGIGTAIGTSLGGVMVERLGGVGSRYPWLAYGVITLFVAAVLGLFAIYAMARHKQPEGAKKHPTGSRRKEEAT, translated from the coding sequence ATGGAAGCAGTGACCGATTCCCTGTGGCGCAACAAGCCTTACTTGTTGCTTTTGCTGATTGTCTTTTTCATGCACGCAGCCTCTTATTTGGTCATCCCTGTCTTTCCTGTATACCTCGAAAAAATCCGCTCCCTCTCCCTCGCGCAGGTCGGACTTGTCTTGGGGGCGGGCAATATTACGTACCAAGTCGGCAGTCTGCTCGGCGGCCCTCTGTCCGACCGCTTCGGACGGCGTGGCCTTATCATGCTCGGCGCCCTGCTTCAAGGCTCTGCTATGCTCGGGTATCACTACATGTTTTCGTTTTGGCTGTTTCTGCTGTTTTCCGCGGTCAACGGAATGGGGCTCGGTCTTCTCGCTCCCACCATCAAAGCCATGATCGCAGACGAAGTGCCCGCACAAATGCGCACCTCCGCTTTTTCGTGGCGCGGGATCCTTGCACATTCCGGGATTATCGTCGCGGGAGTCGTCATCGCGTGGATGACTTCACTGGGCAGGCAGCCCTTTTTGCTTGCTGCGCTTGTTTTTGGCCTTCTGGCGGCACTGACCCGGCTCAGCTTGCCCGACGATCGATGTATCGGCCCACAGTGCAAGCGAACGCCGCTTTCGGAGTACAAGCACATCCTGACCCATCGGAGCTTTCTGTTGTTTTCTCTGATCACCCTCTTGATTTGGGCGCTTTACGCGCAGTTCGCCCTGGTCATGCCGCTGAGAGGTGAGCATGTCCTGCATTCCGCCACGCTGATCGGGCTGATCTGGACGATCAATTCCACCAGTGTCGTCCTGCTTCAAGGCATCGTCTCCCGATTCGTGCTCCAAAGAGTCAACCCGTATCTGTGCCTCGCCTTCGGGACCACACTATTGGGAACGGGACTTACGCTGATGGGCTGGGCGGGCCAGTTCGCTACGCTGAGCGGAGCCGCCATCCTGTTCATTCTCGGTGAAATGCTGTTCATGCCGGTCCAGGACAGCCTCGTTACCCACTTCGCCAAAGAAGAGTGGCTGGGCGCGTATTTCGGCTTTTCCAACTTTGTCTCCGGAATCGGCACCGCGATCGGCACGAGTCTCGGCGGGGTCATGGTGGAGAGGCTGGGAGGTGTGGGCAGCCGCTACCCTTGGCTCGCATACGGAGTGATTACCTTGTTTGTCGCGGCTGTCCTCGGCCTGTTCGCCATCTATGCCATGGCCAGGCATAAGCAACCGGAAGGAGCAAAGAAGCATCCGACCGGCTCAAGGAGAAAGGAGGAGGCCACATGA
- a CDS encoding HD-GYP domain-containing protein produces MSAIFPSGNWYVCLSSPESEFYEQFSKVKGFLIALVVASYVITAILFILTYRKEKALVSSTLRGEQLAEVNKSILKSLAVALEERDAYTSLHSQRVAYYMRVIGQQMGLDEHTLDLMYTGGLLHDIGKIGIEDSILLKPGKLTDDEFHSIKSHPVRGEALLRKLYAQVDKKDAASIQSILAITRHHHERFDGKGYPDQLRQEEIPIIARVTAVADSFDAMTSSRAYRRGLSFSKACDEIMRNSGTQFCPKVVEAFFQSVTEETFRHAHQISRTNELLEPLVTEPKPQLFRPLSG; encoded by the coding sequence TTGTCCGCTATTTTCCCCAGTGGGAACTGGTACGTTTGCCTATCCTCCCCGGAAAGCGAGTTTTACGAGCAATTCAGCAAAGTGAAGGGATTTCTTATCGCTCTCGTCGTAGCAAGCTACGTCATCACCGCTATCTTGTTCATTTTGACCTACCGAAAGGAAAAAGCGCTGGTCTCCTCTACCCTGCGCGGAGAGCAGCTCGCAGAAGTCAACAAAAGCATACTCAAATCACTTGCCGTCGCCCTGGAAGAACGCGACGCGTATACCTCTTTGCATTCCCAGCGCGTGGCTTATTACATGCGGGTCATCGGGCAGCAGATGGGCCTGGATGAGCATACACTTGATCTGATGTACACCGGCGGTCTGCTGCACGACATCGGCAAAATCGGGATTGAAGACAGCATTCTGCTCAAGCCGGGGAAGCTGACGGACGACGAATTCCACAGCATCAAGTCCCATCCGGTACGCGGCGAAGCCCTTTTGCGAAAGCTGTATGCGCAAGTGGACAAAAAGGATGCGGCGAGCATCCAGTCGATCCTTGCCATCACCCGGCACCATCACGAGCGCTTCGACGGCAAGGGCTATCCCGATCAGCTGCGGCAGGAAGAAATCCCCATCATCGCTCGCGTGACGGCTGTAGCGGATTCGTTCGATGCCATGACATCGTCCCGGGCTTACAGGAGGGGCTTGTCTTTTTCCAAAGCGTGCGACGAAATCATGCGCAACTCGGGGACACAGTTCTGCCCGAAGGTCGTGGAAGCTTTCTTTCAAAGCGTGACCGAAGAGACGTTTCGTCACGCCCATCAAATTTCCCGGACGAACGAGCTGCTCGAGCCGCTTGTAACCGAGCCAAAACCCCAGCTCTTCCGTCCGTTGAGCGGGTAG